A single Rattus norvegicus strain BN/NHsdMcwi chromosome 5, GRCr8, whole genome shotgun sequence DNA region contains:
- the LOC120103159 gene encoding interferon alpha-12-like → MAMVCAFLTILVVMSHWSTCCLGCDLPRTHNLTVLKQMSRQSPVSCLKDIKYFELPLEKVDAQQIQKSQAISVLQTLTQQVLTLFESEESRAAWNETLRLSFCNYLYQQLKDLEACQNQQVGVQEVPLTQEPSWLAVREYFGRITMYLKQKKHSPCAWEVVRVEVGRALIYSDMFLAKLSEEKE, encoded by the coding sequence ATGGCTATGGTTTGTGCATTCCTCACGATTCTGGTAGTTATGAGCCACTGGTCAACCTGCTGTCTAGGATGTGACCTGCCTCGCACTCATAACCTCACAGTCTTGAAACAAATGAGTCGACAGTCCCCTGTCTCCTGCCTGAAGGACATAAAATACTTTGAACTCCCTTTGGAGAAGGTGGATGCCCAGCAGATCCAGAAGTCTCAAGCCATCTCTGTACTGCAAACTCTGACTCAGCAGGTCCTGACCCTCTTCGAATCAGAGGAGTCACGTGCTGCTTGGAATGAAACCCTCCGATTGTCATTCTGCAATTACCTCTACCAGCAGCTCAAAGATCTTGAAGCCTGTCAGAATCAGCAGGTTGGAGTGCAGGAAGTTCCCTTGACCCAGGAACCCTCCTGGCTGGCTGTGAGGGAATACTTCGGCAGGATCACCATGTAcctgaaacagaagaaacacagccCCTGTGCCTGGGAAGTGGTTAGAGTAGAAGTCGGGAGAGCCCTGATTTATTCAGATATGTTCCTGGCAAAACTGAGTGAAGAGAAGGAATGA